The following proteins come from a genomic window of Cervus canadensis isolate Bull #8, Minnesota chromosome 3, ASM1932006v1, whole genome shotgun sequence:
- the LOC122438156 gene encoding U3 small nucleolar RNA-associated protein 14 homolog A-like — MSANQAAESNFLASNQQKELEDLPKDYPLSTSEDEGDNDGERKHQKLLESISSLNGKDRQKLAERSEASLKVSEFNVSSEGSGEKLVLSDLLEPVKTSSSLAAVKKQLNRVKSKKTVELPLHREEIEQIHREVAFNKSSQILSKWDPVVLKNRQAEQLVFPLSKPQSAFAPIEHVVSGWKAGTPLEQEIFNLLHKNKQPVMDPLLTPVEKASLKAMSLEEVKMHRAELQRARALQSYYEARARREKRIKSKKYHRILKKGKAKQALKDFEKLQKVNPAAALEELKKVDKARMMERMSLKHQNSGKWAKSKAIMAKYDLEARQAMQEQLARNKELTQKVWAASESEEGEEGQEEEEETLVPDMVNGVQIKANGLNPWMLQNHFSDAKEAEVQKDLEDPAEPEAQETSESEEERAVVEEETLLKEFEERRSLRQKSELNHMAEPVHRRVTKDPSSQEVLSELRAQSQKLIMENHQSGKKELSSARTAQREEPAREDEEPVLLQRPERAQTLDELEGLGRKGCVENKELPRTAVEGLQLEKNLSNHIGAPKEKKRKEQMIDLQNLLTTKSPSMKSLAVPMTVQELEDREEKDQRQMSKEAFAGDDVIRDFLKEKREAVEASKPKDLDLTLPGWGEWGGMGLKPSAKKRRQFLIKAPEGPPRKDKNLPNVIINEKRNIHAAAHQVQVLPHPFTHHQQFQRTIQTPIGSTWNTQRALQKLTVPKVVTKPGHSIQPIKAEDVGYRSSSRSDLSVVQRYPKRLSIHHKKTSGE, encoded by the coding sequence ATGAGCGCGAACCAGGCTGCAGAGAGCAACTTTCTGGCTTCGAACCAACAGAAAGAACTAGAGGATTTGCCAAAAGACTACCCCTTGAGCACCAGTGAAGATGAAGGGGACAATGATGGAGAAAGAAAGCATCAGAAGCTTCTGGAATCAATCAGTTCACTTAATGGAAAGGATAGGCAGAAATTGGCTGAGAGGTCTGAGGCTAGTCTGAAGGTGTCAGAGTTCAATGTAAGTTCTGAAGGATCAGGAGAAAAGCTGGTCCTTTCAGATCTGCTTGAGCCTGTTAAAACTTCATCCTCATTGGCTGCTGTGAAAAAGCAGCTGAATCGAGTGAAATCAAAGAAGACTGTGGAGTTACCACTTCACAGAGAAGAGATTGAGCAGATCCACAGAGAAGTGGCATTCAATAAAAGCTCCCAAATCCTCTCCAAATGGGATCCTGTCGTTCTGAAGAACCGGCAAGCAGAGCAGCTGGTTTTTCCCCTGAGCAAGCCCCAGTCAGCCTTTGCTCCCATCGAACATGTGGTCAGTGGCTGGAAGGCAGGAActcccctggagcaggagatATTTAATCTTCTCCATAAGAACAAGCAGCCCGTGATGGACCCTTTACTGACTCCCGTGGAAAAGGCCTCTCTCAAAGCTATGAGCCTGGAGGAGGTAAAGATGCACCGAGCAGAGCTTCAAAGGGCCCGGGCCCTGCAGTCCTACTATGAGGCCAGGGCTCGAAGGGAGAAGAGAATCAAAAGCAAAAAGTATCACAGAattctgaagaaaggaaaggccaaGCAAGCCTTAAAAGATTTTGAGAAGCTGCAGAAGGTCAATCCTGCTGCAGCACTGGAAGAACTGAAAAAAGTTGACAAGGCCAGAATGATGGAGCGAATGAGCCTTAAGCACCAGAACAGCGGGAAATGGGCAAAATCAAAGGCAATTATGGCTAAATATGACCTGGAGGCTCGCCAGGCTATGCAGGAACAGCTGGCCAGGAACAAAGAGCTGACGCAGAAGGTCTGGGCGGCCTCCGAgagtgaggaaggggaggaaggccaggaggaagaggaagaaactcTTGTCCCTGACATGGTGAATGGGGTGCAGATAAAGGCAAATGGACTGAACCCCTGGATGTTGCAGAATCACTTCAGTGATGCCAAAGAGGCTGAGGTCCAGAAAGACCTGGAAGACCCTGCTGAGCCTGAAGCCCAGGAGACTTCtgaaagtgaggaagaaagagCAGTGGTGGAAGAAGAAACTCTCTTGAAAGAATTTGAGGAAAGGCGATCACTTAGACAGAAGTCTGAGCTCAACCACATGGCGGAGCCAGTGCACAGACGTGTAACAAAGGATCCTAGCAGCCAGGAGGTGCTGTCCGAATTGAGGGCACAGTCTCAGAAACTCATCATGGAGAACCATCAGTCGGGGAAGAAAGAACTGAGTTCAGCGAGGACAGCTCAGAGAGAGGAACCTGCCAGGGAGGACGAGGAGCCCGTGTTGCTGCAGAGGCCAGAGAGAGCTCAGACTCTGGACGAGCTGGAGGGGCTGGGCAGAAAAGGGTGTGTGGAAAACAAGGAGCTTCCCAGAACTGCAGTGGAAGGGCTGCAGTTGGAGAAGAATCTAAGTAATCATATTGGCGCCcccaaggagaagaaaaggaaggaacaaaTGATTGATCTCCAGAACCTCCTAACCACAAAATCGCCTTCCATGAAGTCCTTGGCAGTTCCCATGACTGTACAGGAGTTGGAAGATAGAGAagagaaagatcaaaggcagaTGTCAAAGGAAGCTTTTGCTGGGGATGATGTCATCAGAGACTtcttgaaagagaagagggaagctgTGGAGGCCAGCAAGCCAAAGGACCTGGACCTGACTCTGCCTGGCTGGGGCGAGTGGGGTGGTATGGGCCTGAAGCCCAGCGCCAAGAAGAGACGCCAGTTTCTCATTAAAGCCCCTGAGGGTCCTCCAAGGAAAGACAAGAATTTGCCAAATGTGATTATCAATGAGAAGCGGAACATCCATGCAGCAGCTCATCAGGTGCAGGTGCTTCCGCATCCATTCACACACCATCAGCAATTTCAAAGGACCATTCAGACCCCCATAGGATCCACGTGGAACACCCAGAGGGCCCTCCAAAAGCTGACCGTGCCCAAGGTTGTCACCAAGCCAGGCCACAGCATTCAGCCTATCAAAGCGGAGGATGTGGGCTACCGATCTTCCTCAAGGTCGGACCTCTCTGTTGTACAGAGGTATCCAAAACGACTCTCCATACATCACAAAAAAACATCTGGAGAATAA